Proteins encoded within one genomic window of Marinilabiliales bacterium:
- a CDS encoding sugar phosphate isomerase/epimerase yields MDRRSFIQKSIAAAVIAGLPSTVLASCSNPGPAGIGICDWNLGRSADPSYIPRAAGVGLEAIQVSVGTSPGNMPLREKAVREKYLDLGKQHGIVFPSVAAGSILNEIPLATEPQSAIFVVDALEAAAALGSTNILTAFFGNGDLLERDESGSYINISTGKFPEYKWKEKDVERVIAVIKQIVPRAEDLGVVIGLENTLTARQNLQIIDEIGSSMVQIYYDTANPWNNGYDVPGEIRMIGNHRMCEIHLKNTRWNQNLFDETGEVDLEACAAALRDIGYDKWLILETSGRENRFEEDTKANIEFARKVFM; encoded by the coding sequence ATGGACAGAAGATCATTTATTCAAAAAAGCATTGCAGCTGCGGTTATTGCAGGACTTCCTTCAACCGTTCTTGCTTCATGCAGCAATCCCGGGCCTGCCGGCATCGGGATATGTGACTGGAACCTGGGCCGGTCAGCCGATCCTTCCTATATTCCAAGGGCGGCGGGGGTCGGACTGGAAGCGATCCAGGTAAGCGTTGGAACATCGCCCGGCAATATGCCGTTGCGTGAAAAAGCCGTGAGGGAAAAGTACCTTGATCTGGGCAAACAGCATGGCATCGTATTTCCCTCCGTGGCAGCAGGCAGCATCCTCAATGAGATACCCCTTGCCACCGAACCGCAGTCCGCCATATTCGTGGTAGACGCCCTCGAGGCTGCAGCAGCGCTGGGTTCAACAAATATTCTGACTGCCTTCTTTGGCAACGGCGACCTCCTCGAAAGAGACGAATCAGGCAGTTACATAAATATCTCGACAGGAAAATTCCCTGAATACAAGTGGAAGGAAAAGGATGTTGAGAGGGTAATTGCCGTCATCAAACAGATTGTTCCCCGTGCCGAAGACCTTGGAGTAGTCATCGGACTTGAGAACACCCTTACTGCCCGCCAGAATCTTCAGATCATAGATGAGATAGGCTCCTCCATGGTACAGATATACTACGATACCGCAAATCCATGGAACAACGGATATGACGTGCCCGGAGAGATCAGGATGATCGGCAATCACCGCATGTGCGAGATACATCTCAAAAACACCAGGTGGAACCAGAACCTTTTTGATGAAACGGGAGAGGTTGACCTGGAAGCATGCGCAGCTGCCCTGCGCGATATTGGTTATGACAAATGGCTGATACTGGAGACAAGCGGACGGGAAAACAGATTCGAAGAGGATACAAAAGCCAATATTGAGTTTGCAAGGAAAGTGTTTATGTAA
- a CDS encoding T9SS C-terminal target domain-containing protein — MTNMTHAKNIERRFLLLTFFILLICPLTGHAQSFTWDNVKFQGMGFVTGINAHPADPGYVVARTDVGGNYRWDPENNRWIPLMDAFNAPGVSGDAMSESDPGLLYSVTTGPLLLKSSDRGDTWEKLEGFPDIHVNPNSAYFRWGGKRLVVDPNNNGKVLFYASEQDGLWRSPDQGETWQKIDTGEVPPGSGGGNIFTAIDKRSGNGTLNSQIIYAGVQGKGIYMTTDAGENWKILPGGPDSLTHRPVSGTVSTNGTLFVTYTDQESEWGHDGKDGRIYRYSGGRLIDVTPADNNGRGFSGIDTAFDDPDKVIAIQWKPGYEKGIHLSLNGGESWKPVRFSNLSEPSWYPTYVPWTYTSHIMFDKANSDKVWQPNGFGVYVTSNIQAANPQWVTRMDNLEELVAGQVHVPPVTDGKAVFSLVMDKIAFAHDNVDQVPSKSIFGDQFGIGTGMDYCVGNPSVSVIVGSQMHNVAEERHLYTTNNGKGWRPFPSIPADFNNGNIAISATDESRWVWAPHNDASSVPIVQMHYTNDKGESWHPSSGIPAIRNSATHHWAQSLVLASDRVNGDYFYYYLQNDGGALYRSDDGGETFSKVYSGLPQHYQCKLKAVPFREGHLFFHTNRGKLFHSTDYGSSWSEVPGVSSVGGIGFGKPMPHSEDPAIYIAAVIEGTEAIYLSADYGKTWTNISLGEMPAGRVRDISGDLRTAGLVYCATGGRGIMYGRADIPTSISFTNQSQLPELRIFPNPSYGSLLIIEFAKPIETGSIHLFDNSGKMVQTHNIYGKSSEILDTANLQSGIYILRVLNMGYPAGSARFLVIN, encoded by the coding sequence ATGACTAATATGACTCATGCGAAAAATATTGAGAGACGGTTTTTGTTACTTACATTTTTCATCCTTCTTATCTGCCCTCTGACAGGCCATGCCCAATCATTTACCTGGGATAATGTAAAATTCCAGGGAATGGGGTTTGTCACTGGCATCAATGCCCATCCTGCTGACCCCGGTTATGTGGTTGCCAGAACCGATGTTGGTGGAAATTACCGCTGGGATCCTGAAAACAACAGATGGATACCACTCATGGATGCCTTTAATGCTCCAGGTGTTTCAGGTGATGCAATGAGCGAATCTGACCCCGGTCTGCTATATTCAGTAACAACTGGCCCCCTGCTTCTTAAATCATCAGACAGGGGTGATACATGGGAAAAGCTTGAGGGTTTTCCTGATATACATGTGAACCCGAATTCCGCTTATTTTCGCTGGGGAGGGAAGAGACTCGTGGTCGACCCAAATAATAACGGCAAAGTTCTTTTTTACGCCTCCGAGCAGGATGGCCTGTGGAGAAGTCCGGACCAAGGAGAAACATGGCAAAAGATCGATACAGGAGAGGTCCCTCCCGGATCGGGGGGAGGAAATATTTTTACTGCAATAGACAAGAGGTCCGGAAACGGAACCCTTAACTCTCAAATAATCTATGCTGGCGTACAGGGTAAAGGCATTTATATGACAACCGACGCGGGGGAAAACTGGAAAATATTGCCGGGCGGGCCAGATTCCCTGACTCACAGACCGGTTTCGGGAACAGTCTCAACAAACGGGACCCTGTTTGTAACCTATACCGACCAGGAATCCGAATGGGGACATGACGGCAAAGATGGAAGGATTTACAGATATTCAGGGGGAAGGCTCATTGATGTAACACCCGCAGATAATAACGGGAGAGGGTTCAGTGGTATTGACACTGCTTTCGATGACCCTGACAAAGTTATTGCAATTCAGTGGAAGCCCGGATATGAGAAAGGCATCCACCTCAGTCTGAACGGTGGTGAGAGCTGGAAGCCGGTGCGCTTCAGCAATCTTAGCGAACCGTCATGGTATCCCACCTATGTGCCGTGGACCTATACCTCCCACATAATGTTTGACAAAGCTAATTCAGACAAGGTGTGGCAACCGAATGGATTCGGCGTTTATGTTACAAGTAATATTCAAGCCGCAAACCCTCAATGGGTAACCCGGATGGACAACCTCGAGGAGCTGGTTGCCGGACAGGTACATGTGCCGCCGGTAACCGATGGCAAGGCAGTCTTCTCGCTGGTAATGGACAAGATTGCCTTCGCTCACGACAATGTCGATCAGGTGCCATCAAAATCAATCTTCGGCGATCAGTTCGGTATAGGGACCGGTATGGATTATTGTGTCGGCAATCCGTCGGTATCTGTGATAGTTGGCAGCCAGATGCATAATGTAGCCGAAGAACGTCATCTCTATACCACCAACAACGGAAAAGGCTGGAGGCCTTTTCCGTCAATACCGGCTGATTTCAATAATGGCAATATCGCTATCTCCGCCACAGATGAAAGCAGATGGGTATGGGCTCCTCATAATGATGCTTCCTCAGTGCCTATTGTGCAGATGCATTATACAAATGATAAAGGAGAATCCTGGCACCCTTCATCAGGGATCCCGGCAATCCGCAACAGTGCCACCCACCACTGGGCGCAAAGCCTGGTTCTTGCATCAGACAGGGTGAATGGTGACTACTTCTACTATTATCTTCAAAATGACGGAGGAGCACTTTACCGCAGTGATGATGGCGGCGAAACTTTCTCAAAAGTCTACTCCGGCCTGCCACAGCATTATCAGTGCAAGCTGAAGGCCGTACCATTCAGGGAGGGACACCTGTTTTTCCACACCAACAGGGGTAAGCTTTTTCACTCTACAGACTATGGCTCTTCATGGTCAGAAGTTCCAGGAGTATCATCAGTAGGAGGCATAGGTTTTGGAAAACCCATGCCACACTCGGAAGATCCTGCAATATATATAGCTGCAGTGATTGAAGGTACTGAAGCAATATACCTTTCGGCTGATTACGGGAAAACGTGGACAAATATTTCACTGGGAGAGATGCCTGCAGGCAGGGTAAGGGATATTAGCGGAGACCTCCGCACAGCAGGGCTTGTATATTGTGCAACAGGAGGACGCGGAATAATGTATGGCAGAGCAGACATTCCCACATCCATATCATTTACAAACCAATCACAATTGCCGGAACTCAGGATCTTTCCCAACCCGTCATATGGATCATTACTGATTATTGAGTTTGCCAAACCAATTGAAACAGGCAGCATCCATCTATTTGACAATAGCGGAAAAATGGTGCAAACACACAATATATATGGTAAATCATCGGAGATTCTCGACACTGCAAATCTACAATCAGGAATCTATATATTACGGGTCCTGAACATGGGATATCCGGCAGGCAGTGCCAGATTTCTTGTGATTAACTGA
- a CDS encoding T9SS C-terminal target domain-containing protein: protein MKVTALLVFLFLITPLTAQRIYVDGNIFKVDGKQIWINGTNTPWNRWNEFGGNFDEEFWREEFERLTVYGVNSTRVWLSCDADGHIRITDSGYVTGPADKFWTDLDKLMEIAETYQIYIMATPISFDHTRQGRDRDAWRNMYASADNRQSFVENYIKDLVIRYNDNPWFFAVDVANEIEWVWENHGVDRDDVIDLIARVANAVHDNSDILVTQGMGAGPKYCSSVFPDGNLVSDESLSSKQPGAYLDFYKLHYYEWQNQWFSNPFDRSPGDWGIDDKPCVIGECRANGTNAGYTYREAVFRAFDLGWQGIMPWTSNPIGHLGSIYDHGPGSLAFTRAYPELVYPVDGPQTVAVTGVQIIPPEDTMIVGTTLQLTVSFLPENASNTYVSWNSRDETIATVNSGGLVAALTPGNASIGIETHDGGYKANAEITVIDVATVIPGYSTGDANGLNREDILIAPNPAGNFVTIKTPVDESGFRVAIVDMKGTLIRKGTLNAGENLLCLDNFEPGIYFIRISNKRDSYTTKLLIK from the coding sequence ATGAAGGTGACAGCCCTTTTGGTTTTTCTGTTTCTCATTACTCCTCTAACAGCACAGAGAATTTACGTTGACGGTAATATTTTTAAGGTGGACGGGAAGCAGATCTGGATAAACGGAACCAACACTCCATGGAACAGATGGAATGAATTCGGCGGCAATTTTGATGAGGAGTTCTGGAGGGAGGAGTTTGAAAGACTTACTGTATATGGTGTCAATTCCACCAGGGTCTGGTTGTCATGTGATGCAGACGGACATATCCGGATAACTGACAGCGGATACGTTACAGGTCCTGCAGACAAATTCTGGACCGATCTTGACAAGCTGATGGAGATTGCTGAGACTTACCAGATATATATTATGGCAACCCCCATCTCATTTGATCATACCCGTCAGGGAAGAGACAGAGATGCCTGGAGAAATATGTATGCAAGTGCGGACAACCGTCAATCATTTGTTGAAAATTATATTAAAGATTTGGTTATCAGGTATAATGACAACCCGTGGTTCTTTGCAGTTGATGTTGCAAATGAGATTGAATGGGTTTGGGAAAATCACGGGGTTGATCGCGATGATGTTATTGATCTTATCGCCAGGGTAGCAAACGCTGTACATGATAACAGTGATATTCTCGTGACCCAGGGAATGGGAGCGGGGCCGAAATACTGTTCTTCTGTTTTTCCTGACGGAAACCTGGTAAGCGACGAGTCACTAAGTTCAAAACAACCAGGAGCTTATCTTGATTTTTACAAATTGCACTATTATGAATGGCAGAACCAATGGTTTTCGAATCCGTTTGACAGATCCCCCGGGGATTGGGGAATAGATGATAAGCCTTGTGTTATTGGCGAATGCAGAGCAAATGGCACGAATGCCGGTTATACCTATCGGGAAGCTGTATTCCGGGCGTTTGATCTTGGATGGCAGGGGATTATGCCATGGACCTCTAATCCAATCGGCCATCTAGGATCAATTTACGATCACGGCCCGGGAAGCCTTGCTTTTACCCGTGCCTACCCTGAACTGGTTTATCCTGTAGATGGGCCTCAGACAGTTGCGGTTACAGGAGTGCAGATAATACCGCCGGAGGATACAATGATCGTTGGTACCACTCTCCAGTTAACTGTTTCTTTTCTCCCGGAAAATGCATCCAATACCTATGTTTCATGGAACAGTAGAGATGAAACAATTGCAACGGTTAATTCCGGTGGACTGGTAGCCGCTTTAACCCCGGGAAACGCATCAATTGGCATTGAAACTCATGATGGAGGTTATAAGGCTAATGCCGAAATCACTGTAATTGATGTTGCAACAGTTATACCGGGGTACTCAACCGGTGATGCAAACGGACTTAACCGGGAGGATATTTTAATAGCACCTAATCCTGCAGGAAATTTTGTTACAATAAAAACTCCTGTCGATGAATCAGGTTTTCGAGTGGCAATAGTTGATATGAAAGGGACACTTATCAGGAAGGGAACTCTTAATGCAGGGGAAAACCTGCTTTGCCTTGATAATTTTGAACCCGGAATATATTTTATTAGGATCTCCAATAAGCGGGATTCTTATACTACGAAGCTTTTGATCAAATAA